One Streptomyces sp. NBC_00554 DNA segment encodes these proteins:
- a CDS encoding DNA cytosine methyltransferase yields the protein MILDLFAGPGGWSHALTVLGARDVGLEWDEWACKTRARSGQLTIRTDVAAYPTWIFSGRVLGFIASPPCQAWSMAGKRLGLVDQALVHQAVADLAAGRDTREQLLGACADERSLLAAEPMRYLHALNIAGEPEWVVMEEVPDVLPLWRQYAAMLREWGFSVWTGILNAADYGVPQTRRRAILLASRVQAAGPPPPTHAQVAEPESLFGPGRERWVSMAQALGWGATDRPVPTVCAGGGPGGGPEPFPSGSRKTLADARTRGTWATRDTETVTASHQEASAEAHRWSWSLRSNNQTNATVRSLTEPAGTLFFGHRANECTWVAEPTGHTENEVTPTAPAPIRITAREAGLLQTFPADYPWQGNKGQQFSQIGNAVPPRLAAHLLLPHLHADKPFNPDDFILTA from the coding sequence ATCATCCTCGACCTGTTCGCCGGCCCCGGTGGCTGGAGCCACGCCCTGACGGTCCTCGGGGCGCGGGACGTCGGTCTGGAATGGGACGAGTGGGCCTGCAAGACCCGTGCCCGGTCGGGCCAGTTGACGATCCGGACCGACGTCGCCGCCTATCCCACGTGGATCTTCTCAGGGCGGGTTCTCGGCTTCATCGCCTCCCCGCCGTGCCAGGCGTGGTCGATGGCCGGCAAGCGTCTCGGCCTGGTGGACCAGGCACTCGTCCATCAAGCCGTCGCCGACCTCGCCGCCGGACGCGACACCCGCGAGCAACTGCTCGGCGCGTGCGCGGACGAACGCTCTCTCCTCGCCGCCGAACCCATGCGCTACCTGCACGCCCTCAACATTGCGGGCGAGCCTGAGTGGGTGGTCATGGAGGAAGTCCCCGACGTCCTGCCGCTTTGGCGGCAGTACGCGGCCATGCTGCGCGAGTGGGGCTTCTCCGTGTGGACCGGGATACTCAACGCGGCCGACTACGGCGTCCCGCAGACCAGGCGGCGCGCGATTCTGCTCGCCTCCCGCGTCCAGGCCGCCGGGCCCCCGCCGCCCACGCACGCCCAAGTCGCCGAGCCCGAGTCGCTGTTCGGGCCGGGCCGCGAACGCTGGGTGTCGATGGCGCAGGCGCTCGGCTGGGGTGCCACCGACCGTCCCGTACCCACCGTGTGCGCCGGCGGCGGCCCTGGCGGCGGCCCCGAGCCGTTCCCGTCCGGCTCCCGCAAGACCCTCGCCGATGCCCGCACCCGGGGCACCTGGGCAACCCGTGATACGGAGACCGTCACGGCCTCCCACCAAGAAGCGTCCGCCGAGGCACACCGCTGGTCGTGGTCGCTGCGCAGCAACAACCAGACCAACGCCACCGTGCGTTCCCTCACCGAGCCCGCCGGCACCCTGTTCTTCGGTCACCGCGCCAACGAGTGCACCTGGGTCGCCGAGCCCACAGGACACACCGAGAACGAAGTGACGCCGACGGCACCTGCGCCGATCAGGATCACCGCCCGCGAGGCGGGCCTCCTGCAGACCTTCCCCGCCGACTACCCGTGGCAGGGCAACAAAGGCCAGCAGTTCTCCCAGATCGGCAACGCAGTCCCCCCGCGCCTGGCCGCACACCTACTCCTCCCTCACCTGCACGCCGACAAGCCCTTCAACCCCGACGACTTCATCCTCACCGCCTGA
- a CDS encoding DUF317 domain-containing protein, translating to MNPYTHDDRVMVSPRYMAGAGDRIADVIGPLIHLFGWRHEHDAASGHVKIDSPDGSMFLDFYPLHPLGRWVTVGHHEPFWEVMFSRQAPLEAVAAVTQALPQLLGDARRSERIPITDVPLEQLAELSDWSADGGTLTSPDMYCSLRHTPGEDISWQVEHLYYENEPLATFTQDAPEALVCNFFAHLATPLAVERAYADVPLSTRHADSALITPVRGASVNPHVHHALTQRDRATARRR from the coding sequence GTGAACCCGTACACGCACGACGACCGGGTCATGGTCTCGCCTCGGTACATGGCGGGCGCCGGAGACCGGATCGCCGACGTGATCGGCCCCCTCATCCACCTCTTCGGCTGGCGCCACGAGCACGACGCCGCCTCCGGGCACGTCAAAATAGACAGCCCCGACGGCAGCATGTTCCTCGACTTCTACCCGCTGCACCCACTCGGCCGGTGGGTCACCGTTGGCCACCATGAGCCGTTCTGGGAAGTGATGTTCAGCAGGCAGGCGCCCCTGGAGGCGGTGGCCGCCGTCACCCAGGCACTGCCCCAGCTGCTCGGCGATGCCCGGCGCTCCGAGAGAATCCCGATCACAGACGTGCCCCTGGAGCAGCTCGCCGAGCTGAGCGACTGGTCCGCCGACGGCGGCACTCTCACCTCACCCGACATGTACTGCAGCCTGCGGCACACGCCCGGCGAGGACATCTCCTGGCAGGTCGAGCACCTCTACTACGAAAACGAGCCGCTGGCCACGTTCACGCAGGACGCCCCCGAGGCGCTCGTCTGCAACTTCTTCGCCCACCTGGCCACGCCCTTGGCCGTGGAGCGAGCCTACGCCGATGTCCCCCTCAGCACACGGCACGCGGACAGCGCCCTGATCACGCCCGTCCGCGGCGCCTCGGTGAACCCGCACGTCCATCACGCCCTCACCCAGCGCGACCGCGCCACTGCACGCCGCCGCTGA
- a CDS encoding type IV secretory system conjugative DNA transfer family protein, producing the protein MPQPSSTSSTDGYDIAFRVLGVVLAIAVPLSNLAWLGGNLTAWATNAAPRAPYQPVQALLHPDQLWPRLGDTSLLLGTRILPGAVLLALGITVAMVYKRHKDGGGRRTRVAGMAKQRDIEPLMSKAITAKARSLRPSLKDAKHLDPADTGILLGNLQGTKYEVRMGYEDVAVAIMAPRSGKTTSLAIPSILNAPGPVLLTSNKAAGDAYTATLDARAAVGRTWSMDPQQIAHAERAMWWNPLSDAKTLDGAGRLAGHFLAASVDASQQGDFWSKAGSNILSQLFLAAALDERPITDVMQWLAFPADRTPLDILRDHGLAAVAAQLKGTVEGPPETRDGIYETARQYAAALLNSEIAAWVTPQKDVAEFKPSEFVTSKDTLYLMSKDGGGGASAVIAACADSVMRAATAQAERAGGRLDPPMLAILDEAANVCKISDLPDLYSHLGSRGIIPITILQSYRQGQKVWGDAGMDAMWSASTIKVIGSGIDDPDFADKLSRLIGDHDVETTSTSTSESGKSTSVSVRQERILAADAIRALPKGTALAFATGMRAAMLDLRPWYLEPGAGQLSAASARASQGITERAVTKAAPKQTDFGTAA; encoded by the coding sequence TTGCCCCAGCCCTCCTCCACCTCGTCCACCGACGGCTACGACATAGCCTTCCGCGTCCTGGGCGTCGTCCTCGCCATCGCCGTCCCCCTGTCCAATCTGGCGTGGCTGGGCGGCAACCTCACCGCCTGGGCCACCAACGCCGCTCCCCGTGCGCCCTATCAGCCCGTGCAGGCCCTGCTCCATCCCGATCAGCTGTGGCCCCGCCTCGGCGACACGTCCCTGCTGCTAGGCACGCGCATCCTGCCCGGCGCCGTGCTGCTCGCACTCGGTATCACGGTCGCCATGGTGTACAAGCGGCACAAGGACGGCGGCGGACGCAGGACGCGCGTCGCTGGCATGGCCAAGCAGCGGGACATCGAGCCGCTGATGTCCAAGGCCATCACCGCCAAGGCCCGCTCCCTGCGCCCGAGTCTGAAGGACGCCAAGCACCTCGACCCGGCCGACACCGGCATCCTGCTCGGCAACCTCCAGGGCACGAAGTACGAAGTGCGCATGGGGTACGAGGACGTCGCCGTCGCGATCATGGCGCCGCGCTCCGGCAAGACCACGTCGCTGGCGATCCCCTCCATCCTCAACGCGCCCGGTCCGGTCCTGCTCACCTCCAACAAGGCCGCAGGCGACGCCTACACCGCCACGCTCGACGCGCGGGCGGCCGTCGGCCGGACCTGGTCGATGGACCCGCAGCAGATCGCCCACGCCGAGCGGGCCATGTGGTGGAACCCCTTGTCCGACGCCAAGACCCTCGACGGCGCCGGCCGCCTCGCCGGCCACTTCCTCGCCGCCAGCGTCGACGCCTCCCAGCAGGGCGACTTCTGGTCCAAGGCCGGATCCAACATCCTCTCGCAGCTGTTCCTGGCCGCGGCCCTCGACGAACGGCCGATCACCGACGTGATGCAGTGGCTGGCCTTCCCCGCCGACCGCACCCCGCTGGACATCCTGCGCGACCACGGCCTCGCCGCCGTCGCCGCCCAGCTCAAGGGCACCGTGGAAGGCCCGCCGGAAACCCGCGACGGGATCTACGAGACCGCCCGCCAGTACGCCGCCGCCCTGCTCAACAGCGAGATCGCCGCATGGGTGACTCCGCAGAAGGACGTGGCGGAATTCAAGCCGAGCGAGTTCGTCACCTCGAAGGACACGCTCTATCTGATGTCGAAGGACGGCGGTGGCGGCGCCTCGGCCGTCATCGCCGCGTGCGCGGACTCGGTCATGCGGGCCGCGACAGCCCAGGCCGAACGCGCCGGAGGACGCCTCGACCCGCCCATGCTCGCGATCCTCGACGAGGCCGCCAACGTCTGCAAGATCAGCGATTTGCCGGACCTGTACTCCCACCTCGGCAGCCGCGGGATCATCCCCATCACGATCCTGCAGAGCTACCGGCAGGGCCAGAAAGTCTGGGGCGACGCCGGAATGGACGCCATGTGGAGCGCCTCCACGATCAAGGTCATCGGGTCCGGAATCGATGATCCGGACTTCGCCGACAAGCTCAGCCGTCTGATCGGCGATCACGACGTCGAGACCACTTCCACCTCGACGTCCGAGTCCGGTAAGTCCACGTCCGTCAGCGTGCGGCAGGAACGCATCCTGGCCGCCGACGCCATCCGCGCCCTGCCCAAGGGCACCGCGCTCGCGTTCGCCACCGGCATGCGCGCGGCCATGCTCGACCTGCGCCCCTGGTATCTCGAGCCCGGCGCCGGCCAACTATCCGCCGCCTCCGCCCGCGCGTCCCAGGGCATCACCGAACGCGCCGTCACCAAGGCCGCCCCGAAGCAGACCGACTTCGGCACCGCCGCCTAG
- a CDS encoding DUF317 domain-containing protein produces the protein MGAPGRDLWSIETAVIQDPTIWRAVFTGTTPLHLIAAVTQSLADRTPITRDPSRIPGLARDRMTVHTRHVPAPDIAFALERRVSALAARHRTAASSPPPPHGPSPRRTR, from the coding sequence ATCGGCGCCCCCGGCCGGGATCTGTGGAGCATCGAGACCGCGGTCATCCAGGACCCGACGATCTGGCGGGCCGTGTTCACCGGCACCACCCCGCTGCACCTGATCGCGGCCGTGACGCAGTCGCTCGCCGACCGGACGCCCATCACCCGCGATCCGAGCCGGATCCCGGGCCTGGCCCGCGACCGCATGACCGTGCACACCCGTCACGTCCCCGCGCCGGACATCGCCTTCGCCCTGGAGCGACGCGTCAGCGCCCTCGCCGCCCGGCACCGCACAGCAGCTTCTTCCCCGCCCCCGCCGCACGGCCCTTCGCCGCGCCGCACCCGCTGA
- a CDS encoding DUF317 domain-containing protein: MPLHRAAGWSYGHDPLMPRVLLTSPDQLTQLRLDPDPDDPGWWTIRHARTADHPGWTATFEARTPVEIIAAFTDAMADPSGPPTAALDPCAPLRDAGWDTPRPSAALPPPTTSRASGGSAPPAGICGASRPRSSRTRRSGGPCSPAPPRCT, encoded by the coding sequence GTGCCGCTGCACCGCGCCGCCGGCTGGAGCTACGGACACGACCCGCTGATGCCGCGCGTCCTGCTCACCAGCCCGGACCAGCTCACCCAGCTGCGTCTGGACCCCGACCCGGACGATCCGGGCTGGTGGACCATCCGGCACGCGCGTACCGCGGATCACCCCGGCTGGACGGCCACCTTCGAGGCCCGCACCCCCGTCGAGATCATCGCCGCCTTCACCGACGCCATGGCCGATCCTTCCGGCCCGCCCACTGCAGCGCTCGATCCCTGCGCCCCGCTGCGGGACGCCGGCTGGGACACGCCGCGCCCCTCGGCGGCCCTGCCTCCCCCGACAACGTCGCGCGCGTCTGGCGGATCGGCGCCCCCGGCCGGGATCTGTGGAGCATCGAGACCGCGGTCATCCAGGACCCGACGATCTGGCGGGCCGTGTTCACCGGCACCACCCCGCTGCACCTGA
- a CDS encoding DUF317 domain-containing protein, whose translation MTRPYIVSKAEDPWSRIWFDTSPRHLAGPGDPRHVTQALRAGGWKNYADPDFPHVVLASPDFRYTLVLEPAADTYSAWWRISAQRWHASYGGNTPAEIIAGFTDALLQPVPAAEPGVWATLQAAGWTYERDERGNESARHPDGITTMERRATLTSDYFSWSAEVALPTGLGGHQRLWHAYFDDRTPRHLLAAFATALTDPAPVPRGHYDVPHSHLVSQVERGAQREQLAAAHEARLKAIRAAARKARRSGAPNTHPSAPIPAAELAAAAAPGR comes from the coding sequence GTGACCCGCCCCTACATCGTCAGCAAGGCTGAGGACCCCTGGTCTCGTATCTGGTTCGACACCAGTCCCCGTCATCTCGCCGGGCCCGGCGACCCGCGCCATGTCACCCAGGCGCTGCGGGCCGGCGGGTGGAAGAACTACGCCGACCCTGACTTTCCTCATGTCGTCCTGGCCAGCCCCGACTTCCGGTACACGCTCGTGCTCGAACCCGCTGCGGACACGTACTCCGCCTGGTGGCGGATCTCCGCACAGCGCTGGCATGCGTCGTACGGCGGCAACACACCCGCCGAGATCATCGCCGGATTCACCGACGCCCTCCTACAGCCCGTCCCAGCCGCGGAACCGGGCGTATGGGCGACGCTGCAAGCGGCAGGCTGGACCTACGAGCGCGACGAGCGGGGCAATGAGAGTGCGCGCCATCCGGACGGCATCACCACCATGGAGCGGCGGGCGACGCTGACGAGCGACTACTTCAGCTGGAGCGCCGAAGTTGCGCTTCCCACCGGTCTCGGCGGCCACCAGCGGCTGTGGCACGCGTACTTCGACGACCGCACGCCCCGCCACCTGCTCGCCGCCTTCGCCACCGCCCTCACCGACCCCGCGCCCGTGCCGCGCGGCCACTACGACGTCCCGCACTCCCACCTGGTCAGCCAGGTGGAACGCGGCGCCCAGCGCGAGCAACTGGCCGCCGCCCACGAGGCGCGTCTGAAGGCCATACGGGCCGCCGCCCGCAAGGCCCGCCGCAGTGGCGCGCCGAACACGCACCCCTCGGCGCCGATTCCCGCCGCCGAGTTGGCCGCTGCTGCGGCCCCGGGCCGCTGA
- a CDS encoding DUF317 domain-containing protein, with protein MRQNKQWAGWGATGQQAQQHYLVEPRHLAGGGDLRHVTEYLRASGWKDKSKTGGPLVFHSPDKSVRIGYDPFTQPGGWTISGKKTAHQEAWHATFGRQTPVEIVASLTDALFTTRKAHAPNVWEPLLQQGWETERGQHVTTRSPDGDAFVRFHQSSPGQAHWWAGARNEHGRMWEAMFTPTTPMHLVQAFSAALADPQPVMRPLGRVPSSQRIRTTSVSVLPSQLGAWQQARITAARAAMWARNSVATNRARSSPGAHPYATSDGRRR; from the coding sequence GTGAGACAGAACAAGCAGTGGGCCGGCTGGGGCGCCACCGGTCAGCAGGCCCAGCAGCACTACCTCGTCGAGCCCCGCCATCTCGCTGGCGGCGGCGACCTGCGCCACGTCACCGAGTACCTGCGCGCCTCCGGGTGGAAGGACAAGTCCAAGACCGGCGGCCCCCTCGTCTTCCACAGCCCGGACAAGTCCGTGCGCATCGGATACGACCCGTTCACCCAGCCCGGCGGCTGGACCATCAGCGGGAAGAAGACCGCGCACCAAGAAGCATGGCACGCGACCTTCGGCCGGCAGACACCCGTCGAAATCGTCGCCAGCCTCACCGACGCCCTGTTCACGACCCGCAAGGCGCACGCCCCCAACGTGTGGGAGCCCCTGCTGCAACAGGGCTGGGAGACCGAGCGCGGCCAGCACGTCACCACCCGCAGCCCGGACGGCGACGCCTTCGTCCGCTTCCACCAGTCCAGCCCCGGGCAGGCGCACTGGTGGGCCGGCGCCCGCAACGAGCACGGCCGCATGTGGGAGGCAATGTTCACTCCGACCACGCCGATGCATCTGGTGCAGGCATTCAGCGCGGCGCTCGCGGATCCGCAGCCGGTGATGCGGCCCCTCGGCCGCGTCCCGTCCTCCCAGCGGATCCGCACCACGTCCGTGTCCGTCCTGCCCTCACAGCTCGGCGCGTGGCAGCAGGCCCGGATCACCGCCGCCAGAGCGGCCATGTGGGCCCGCAACTCCGTCGCCACCAACCGGGCTCGCTCCAGCCCCGGCGCTCACCCGTACGCGACGTCCGACGGCCGACGCCGCTGA